One Cryptococcus neoformans var. grubii H99 chromosome 3, complete sequence genomic region harbors:
- a CDS encoding UDP-N-acetylglucosamine-dolichyl-phosphate N-acetylglucosaminephosphotransferase, with protein MLTMSYGHPTPVLLTSTLIPISLLLIFNPLLPLILPALPSPIKSIISNVPLPEQPTLPALQANIGFALLAFVGAVWIVPRVSGAFVEKGLRGRDLLKPGGRTSGPWIPESLGLPCASWYIALMMLFIPFPFSHLFQGGMLEVFPQRELTLYLSSLLSLLTATLLGFIDDLFDIRWRHKLPIPIVAAVPTLLVYYSVGGATSVVLPQGVVGWARTMGMGEWVDNGVVDLGPLYYIYLILLPTFTTNSINILAGINGVEVIQALLIALSVILNDLLFLPIWPERFLRLLGVGQPENGRVLEWAMGEVVDRHLMSLYFMAPLAGVCAGFLWHNWYPARAFPGDTFCYFTGMAFSAVAIQGHFSKTLVLFFIPQIFNFVLSCPQLFGLVDCPRHRLPSFDAETGLLHPSRVIFENPPPTKTRISLKILECLRLVRLERSKPSKEYQQIHIKSSTNLTILNFLLVHFGPMREQTLCALVAGVQILGSAMAFGIRYGVGSWFYGGDRR; from the exons ATGTTAACAATGAGCTACGGCCATCCCACCCCAGTACTACTCACGTCCACTCTCAttcccatctctctcctgctcatcttcaaccCTCTGCTCCCACTTATCCTGCCCGCCCTCCCATCACCAATTAAGTCAATCATCTCCAATGTGCCATTACCGGAACAACCGACGTTACCAGCTTTACAGGCAAATATCGGGTTTGCGTTACTAGCTTTTGTGGGAGCTGTTTGGATAGTGCCCAGAGTGAGTGGGGCGTTTGTGGAGAAGGGTTTGAGAGGCAGGGATTTGTTGAAACCTGGAGGGAGGACGAGTGGACCTTGGAT TCCCGAGAGTCTGGGGTTACCATGCGCAAGCTGGTACATCGCTTTGATGATGCTAttcatccccttccccttctctcacctcttccaaggTGGTATGCTCGAGGTTTTTCCGCAGCGAGAG CTAACATTAtacctctcctccctcctctcccttcttaCAGCCACATTGCTAGGCTTCATTGATGACCTTTTCGATATTCGATGGCGACATAAGTTACCCATTCCGATCGTTGCTGCGGTCCCCACGTTGTTGGTGTATTACTCGGTCGGAGGGGCGACGAGTGTCGTCTTACCGCAAGGAGTGGTAGGTTGGGCGAGGACtatggggatgggagagTGGGTTGACAACGGGGTTGTTGATCTTGGACCTCTATACTACATCTATCTCATCCTACTCCCTACCTTTACCACCAACTCAATCAACATCCTAGCTGGCATAAACGGTGTGGAAGTCATCCAAGCCCTCCTCATCGCCCTTTCCGTCATTCTCAACGACCTTTTGTTCCTTCCTATCTGGCCTGAACGTTTTTTGAGATTGCTAGGAGTCGGCCAGCCagaaaatggaagagtGCTAGAATGGGCGATGGGGGAAGTGGTAGATCGGCATCTGATGAGTTTGTACTTCATGGCGCCCCTTGCAGGTGTTTGTGCTGGGTTCTTATGGCATAACTG GTATCCAGCAAGGGCTTTTCCTGGAGACACCTTCTGTTACTTTACAGGCATGGCCTTCTCCGCGGTCGCTATCCAGGGACATTTCTCAAAGACTTTGGTCCTATTCTTCATCCCGCAGATATTCAACTTCGTGCTCTCATGCCCTCAACTCTTTGGACTTGTAGATTGTCCAAGACATCGATTACCTTC ATTCGATGCGGAGACCGGGCTCTTGCATCCCTCGCGAGTAATCTTTGAGAATCCACCCCCAACAAAGACAAGAATATCTCTCAAAATACTAGAATGTCTCCGCCTAGTTCGCTTGGAACGTAGTAAACCATCAAAAGAATACCAACAAATCCACATCAAATCGTCCACAAATCTCACCATTCTCAATTTTCTCTTAGTCCATTTCGGGCCTATGCGAGAACAAACATTGTGTGCGCTTGTAGCTGGAGTGCAGATCTTGGGGAGCGCAATGGCTTTCGGCATCAGGTATGGTGTTGGGAGCTGGTTCTATGGTGGAGATCGACGATAG
- a CDS encoding mRNA-decapping enzyme subunit 2 yields the protein MSIFGIITFAAVIINNVAAVGSLFIACSKHPSIHLHIYLLLHSPSSTAFNIAHIMSLPVHPHLHSGYYSPSSSSSPLESNSFPVVGPDPDDTTTGDDEDNMFRDMSFDEILEDLNARFLINLPKEEMNLLRVYWQAEQAHWFYEDYLRPLNPSLPSLSQRQFTRLIIESSPLYSRLVSGSTVDYESVWDEYKSYKRMVPCCGGILLNKEGDKVLLVRGWKSNAGWSFPRGKINLAESEEACAVREVEEETGFDLTGMVKPDDKIKTHINAQEVTMFIVPGIDEATEFETQTRHEIGAIEWVPLQDLPTWSGNKRGPRKTGKAKRFYNVTPFVNPLKSWMKEHGMNPYPKARQSKPTSKDPSVFHRDIQPFRFDSFTGSPSNSPVPQAPSPSHLPSRGSSALDQLFTKFIHKQEEEIMAPSRAGALGSDNNAGLERLFNGLNVLQEEEDALRLRQRQQAEEEMRKKEDDALARLLGGVGGATPQQEAPQPQLQPQPQGKTLKQTNLLAMLNQKPNGAPPAAKTQSSTQTQTQIQLHHDRLLSVISPQAPPSSLRTNVAALSGTDDAVGTRASDAGAASTTSQPGTGSANRLESKSGEIERQARARALLDMTIAGIGSSSATETRSAPTTAATMAKARIDGAQVKQLVSHPLGPMQTQSTIPPQSLPPNPPRHPYAPYPSQSSYPSHVPHLSHPAPPAHPAHTVPLSLPPHPGHEHANMNMNMYTDTTQARPPTILPPPLSMPMPMPMNQSYRPAANAPHPHLTSPQNMQGMYIGPGAPHGQSLVQVPGQGQGYYQPFPGGSPPHTQIGSQPISVSMPGPGPGVGSGPKVGAGSGIGYYNSPPVSQGQRMFPRQVNGNANGQQQQQHQHPLPMPPIHNQGLPPQTGQYNHVGQVGQNGQIGQNGQRTLPTKASFGGVQAQGQAAANVYHPVPRPPVGAAGLLAMLNGDRQSK from the exons ATGTCCATCTTTGGCATCATCACTTTCGCCGCCGTTATCATCAACAACGTCGCCGCAGTGGGTTCGTTGTTTATTGCTTGCAGTAaacatccatccatccatttACACATCTATCTGCTTCTTCACAGTCCGTCATCTACAGCATTCAACATCGCACATATCATGTCGTTACCGGTACACCCACACCTACATTCGGGGTACTATTCCCcctcatcgtcctcttcacctcttGAATCCAACTCATTCCCCGTAGTCGGTCCGGATCCAGATGATACAACCACaggcgacgacgaggacAACATGTTTCGAGATATGAGCTTTGATGAAATCCTTGAAGACCTTAACGCCAGGTTCTTGATAAACCTCccgaaggaggagatgaactTGTTGAGGGTGTACTGGCAAGCTGAACAGGC TCATTGGTTCTATGAGGATTACCTTCGTCCACTGAACCCGTCGCTcccctctctttctcaacGGCAATTCACCCGGTTAATCATCGAGTCATCGCCGCTGTATAGCCGACTCGTATCTGGGAGTACTGTGGATTATGAAAGTGTTTGGGATGAATACAAGTCGTACAAGCGGATGGTCCCCTGTTGCGGAGGTATTCTCTTGAATAAAGAGGGGGACAAGGTGTTGCTTGTGAGAGGGTGGAAGTCAAATGCCGGATGGAGTTTCCCTAGGGGCAAGATCAATCTGGCTGAGAGTGAGGAAGCTTGCGCTGTCCGAGAG gtggaagaggagacggGTTTTGATTTGACAGGGATGGTCAAGCCGGACGACAAGATCAAGACACATATCAACGCTCAAGAGGTTACCATGTTCATTGTCCCAGGTATTGATGAGGCTACAGAGTTTGAAACGCAGACGAGACACGAGATTGGG GCGATCGAGTGGGTACCCCTCCAAGATCTCCCTACGTGGTCTGGGAATAAGAGAGGCCCCAGGAAGACAGGAAAAGCCAAAAGGTTTTACAATGTGACTCCCTTTGTTAA CCCTCTCAAATCATGGATGAAGGAACACGGAATGAACCCTTATCCCAAAGCACGTCAGTCGAAGCCCACAAGTAAAGACCCCTCCGTTTTCCACCGGGACATCCAACCTTTTCGATTTGACTCCTTTACCGGCTCTCCATCCAACTCGCCGGTTCCTCAGgctccttccccttcacatcttccttcccgtGGATCCTCAGCGTTGGACCAGCTTTTCACAAAGTTCATACAtaagcaagaagaagaaattaTGGCACCTTCTCGAGCGGGGGCGTTGGGTAGCGATAACAATGCCGGTTTGGAGAGATTGTTTAACGGGCTCAATGTTttgcaagaagaagaagatgcgtTGCGTTTGCGCCAGAGGCAGcaggcagaggaagagatgaggaagaaggaggatgatgcgCTCGCGAGACTGTTGGGTGGAGTAGGAGGGGCAACTCCTCAGCAGGAGGCTCCTCAGCCTCAGCTCCAGCCGCAACCTCAAGGAAAGACTTTGAAACAGACCAATTTGCTGGCTATGCTAAACCAGAAACCTAACGGAGCGCCTCCTGCTGCAAAGACCCAAAGCTCAACTCAAACCCAAACTCAGATTCAACTCCATCACGACAGACTTCTTTCCGTAATTTCCCCTCAAgcacctccttcttctcttcgaACAAACGTCGCTGCTTTATCTGGGACTGACGATGCAGTCGGAACCAGAGCCTCTGACGCTGGCGCTGCCTCAACCACCTCCCAACCGGGCACAGGATCTGCTAACAGGTTAGAAAGCAAGAGCggagagatagagaggcaggcaagggcaagggcgCTGTTGGATATGACAATTGCAGGGATAGGGAGCAGTTCGGCAACAGAAACAAGGTCGGCGCCAACGACAGCGGCGACGATGGCAAAGGCGAGGATTGATGGTGCACAGGTTAAACAATTAGTCTCGCATCCTCTTGGGCCAATGCAAACTCAAAGTACCATCCCACCCCAATCTCTGCCACCTAATCCCCCGCGCCATCCTTACGCACCCTATCCATCCCAGTCCTCTTACCCATCTCATGTGCCGCACTTATCCCACCCAGCGCCTCCGGCCCATCCGGCTCATACGGTTCCTCTGTCCCTTCCACCTCATCCAGGACACGAGCATGCAAATATGAACATGAACATGTATACCGACACAACCCAAGCCCGACCACCTACCATCCTCCCACCGCCCTTGTCGATGCCCATGCCAATGCCGATGAACCAATCTTACCGTCCCGCTGCCAATGCCCCTCACCCCCACCTTACTTCTCCGCAGAATATGCAGGGGATGTACATCGGCCCAGGCGCCCCTCATGGTCAGTCATTAGTTCAAGTTCCGGGGCAAGGACAAGGGTATTATCAGCCATTCCCCGGGGGATCACCGCCCCACACGCAGATTGGTTCCCAGCCCATATCCGTAAGCATGCCTGGACCAGGACCAGGAGTAGGATCGGGACCAAAGGTAGGAGCAGGATCAGGGATAGGGTATTACAACAGCCCGCCCGTATCCCAAGGTCAAAGGATGTTTCCTCGTCAGGTGAATGGAAATGCGAACgggcaacagcagcagcagcatcaGCATCCGCTCCCCATGCCACCTATACATAATCAAGGTTTACCTCCCCAGACGGGTCAGTATAATCACGTTGGACAAGTTGGGCAGAATGGTCAGATCGGTCAGAATGGTCAGAGGACGTTGCCTACAAAGGCATCATTCGGGGGGGTTCAGGCGCAAGGACAAGCGGCGGCGAATGTGTATCACCCTGTACCTCGTCCGCCTGTGGGAGCAGCAGGGCTGTTGGCGATGCTCAATGGAGATAGGCAAAGTAAATGA